In a genomic window of Chrysemys picta bellii isolate R12L10 chromosome 1, ASM1138683v2, whole genome shotgun sequence:
- the LOC135980746 gene encoding myb/SANT-like DNA-binding domain-containing protein 1 has translation MQSSPAVMAVQSQNRKRAPAWTDWEVLDLIAVWGDESVLSELRSKKRNAKIYEKISKDMSERGYSRDATQCRVKIKELRQGYQKTKEANGRSGSHPQTSRFYEALHSILGAAATTTPPLTMDSEDGILSTAGSSDMLADGEDEEGEEEDEAVDSAYNADFPDSQDLFITLTEIPYQPSPAVNPDTESGEGSATTSATVSQPSLASHSQRLAQIRRRKKRTREDMFSELMACSRAQAAQQTQWRENLSQMHQANMDREERWRQEDQQATQTLLGLLREQTDTLRRLVDVLQERRQEDRAPLQSICNRPPPPPSPIPPSPKVQRRRGGRVRANSHSTPAESSSSRRLSFPKI, from the exons atgcagagctctccagcagtgatggccgtgcaatctcagaatagaaagagggccccagcatggactgattgggaagtcttggatctgatcgctgtgtggggcgatgagtccgtgctttccgagctgcgctccaagaaacggaatgcaaagatctacgagaagatctctaaagacatgtcagagagaggatacagccgggatgcaacgcagtgccgcgtgaaaatcaaggagctgagacaaggctaccagaagaccaaagaggcaaacggacgctccggatcccatccccagacatcccgtttctacgaggcactgcattccatcctaggtgcggccgccaccactaccccaccactgaccatggactctgaggatggaatattgtccacggccggttcctcggacatgttagcggacggggaagatgaggaaggagaggaggaggacgaggcagtcgacagcgcttacaacgctgatttccccgacagccaggatctcttcatcacccttacagagatcccctaccaaccgtctccagccgttaacccggacacagaatctggggaaggatcagcca ccacatctgcgactgtctcacaacctagcctggcatcacactcccagaggctagcgcagattaggcgtaggaagaagaggacacgggaggacatgttctcggagcttatggcctgctcccgagcccaggcagcacagcagacccagtggcgggagaacttgtcccaaatgcaccaagcaaacatggatcgggaggagaggtggcggcaggaagaccagcaggcgactcaaacgctgcttggactactgagggagcaaacggacacgctccggcgccttgtggatgttctgcaggaacggaggcaggaggacagagccccgctgcagtctatctgtaaccgccctcccccgccaccaagtcccatacccccctcacccaaagtccaaagaaggaggggcggcagagtccgtgctaactctcactccacccctgcagagagctctagtagtagaaggctctcattccccaaaatttga
- the LOC135980748 gene encoding uncharacterized protein LOC135980748 produces MESSQDRKRAPAWTEREVRDLLAIWGDEAVIAELRSSKRNGKVLEKISKAMKDRGHNRDTQQCRVKIKELRQAYHKAREANGRSGAEPQTCRYYAELHAILGGAATTTPTVCYDSLTGETHREDGSGNEEEDDDGGTVGSSQQQGSGETGFPNSQDMFVTLDLEPVTPELTQDPQGTQETSAANVSPSQRLVNIRKRKRRTRDEMFTELQMSAQADRAQQNAWRQSMTEMRKAQYEREERWRAESREEQSKWRAEDDRWRQLADRRQEAMLRLLEHQTDMLERMVELQERQQEQRPPLQPLCNQQPSSPSSIASSPRRPRTRWGGLRPPSHSTPDDRPSIRRLAFNKS; encoded by the exons atggagtcctcccaggatcgcaaaagagctccagcatggaccgaacgggaggtacgagatctgctcgccatatggggagatgaagcagtgatagctgaactccgtagcagtaaaagaaatggaaaagtattagaaaagatctccaaggccatgaaggaccgaggccataacagggacacacagcagtgccgcgtgaaaattaaggagctacggcaagcttaccacaaagccagagaagcaaacggaaggtccggggcagagccgcaaacttgccgctactacgcggagctgcatgcgatcctagggggtgcagccaccactaccccaaccgtgtgctatgactctctcactggagaaacacacagggaagacggttcggggaacgaggaggaggatgacgatggaggtactgtaggtagctcacagcagcaaggaagcggagaaaccggtttccccaacagccaggatatgtttgtgaccctggacctggaaccagtaacccccgaactcacccaagaccctcagggcacacaggagacctctg ctgcaaatgtttctccttcgcagaggctcgtgaacattagaaagagaaaacgtaggacgagggacgagatgttcacggagctgcagatgtccgcccaggctgatagagcacagcagaatgcgtggaggcagtcaatgacggagatgagaaaagcccaatatgaacgagaggagaggtggcgggctgaatcgcgggaagaacagagcaagtggcgggctgaagacgataggtggcgtcagcttgcagacagacggcaagaggcaatgctccgtctgctggagcatcaaactgatatgctcgagcgtatggttgagttgcaggaaaggcagcaggagcagagaccgccgctacagcccctgtgtaaccaacagccctcctccccaagttccatagcctcctcacccagacgcccaagaacacggtgggggggcctccgtccacccagtcactccaccccagatgatcgcccaagcatcagaaggctggccttcaataagagttaa